The Kaustia mangrovi genome has a segment encoding these proteins:
- the pepN gene encoding aminopeptidase N, with the protein MSEMTMRTETPQPVRLSDYRPPTHTIDEVALTVRLAPQKTLVSARLKVRPNPKSDAGPDAPLVLDGEAIELRGIMLDGVPLAQGDYAVTDESLTIARVPAGPFELEIETACNPEANTALSGLYRSNGTYCTQCEAQGFRRITYYPDRPDVLARFTTRIEARRSDAPVLLANGNLVDSGEIEGTEKHYAVWEDPFPKPAYLFALVAGNLAVFEDSFTTMSGREVALKIYVEPGKEDRCAWAMASLKSAMRWDEETFGREYDLDIFMIVAVPDFNMGAMENKGLNVFNDKYILARPDTATDQDYANIERIIAHEYFHNWTGNRITCRDWFQLCLKEGLTVFRDQEFSSDVRSRPVRRISDVRLLRSQQFSEDAGPLAHPVRPSSYIEINNFYTATVYEKGAEVVRMLHTLIGGQAFRAGMDLYFARHDGEAVTMEDFVACMAEASGRDLSQFFAWYEQAGTPRLIVTDSYDETAGTYSLTVAQETPPTPDQPDKKPLDIPFAVGLVGPDGQEMPLVLDGEGAMERPVLELTQREQTFRFRDVAARPVPSLNRGFSAPVRLETDLGDGDWLFLMSHDSDPFNRWEAAQIYAKRLLIRLAGDASSGAPLADAPDFAEALGRSLRDQSLEPAFKAELLGLPSETDLAGEIARNVDPQAIHDARRHLQASLGRALSGELQDIYERFATSGPYSPDADSAGRRGLRNAALGLIAMADGERGAAQAFEHFRTAENMTDTIAALSALTRTNRPERDRALDAFYAAHSGDHLLVDKWLMLNAAIPFPETLERVRTLMEHEAFSITRPNNVRALIGAFAGLNPATFNDPSGDGYRLLADVVLELDPLNPQVAARLSGSFKTWRMLEPGRRALAKAEIERIRACKTLSRDVYEIVTRILG; encoded by the coding sequence ATGAGCGAGATGACCATGCGCACCGAAACGCCCCAGCCCGTCCGCCTTTCCGACTATCGCCCGCCCACCCACACGATAGACGAGGTCGCGCTCACCGTGCGGCTGGCGCCACAGAAGACGCTGGTGAGCGCACGGCTGAAGGTGCGCCCGAACCCGAAATCCGATGCAGGGCCGGACGCACCGCTCGTCCTCGACGGCGAGGCCATCGAGCTGCGCGGGATCATGCTCGACGGCGTGCCGCTCGCCCAGGGCGACTACGCCGTCACCGACGAGAGCCTCACCATTGCGCGCGTGCCGGCGGGGCCCTTCGAGCTGGAGATCGAGACCGCCTGCAACCCGGAGGCCAACACCGCGCTCTCCGGCCTCTACCGGTCGAACGGCACCTATTGCACCCAGTGCGAGGCACAGGGCTTCCGCCGCATCACCTATTACCCCGACCGGCCGGACGTGCTCGCCCGCTTCACCACGCGCATCGAGGCGCGCCGCTCCGACGCGCCCGTGCTGCTGGCCAACGGCAATCTCGTCGACAGCGGCGAGATCGAGGGCACGGAGAAGCACTATGCGGTCTGGGAAGACCCGTTTCCCAAACCCGCCTATCTCTTCGCCCTGGTGGCCGGCAACCTCGCCGTCTTCGAGGACAGCTTCACCACCATGTCGGGCCGCGAGGTGGCGCTCAAGATCTATGTCGAGCCCGGCAAGGAGGATCGCTGCGCGTGGGCCATGGCCTCGCTCAAGAGCGCCATGCGCTGGGACGAGGAGACCTTCGGGCGCGAATACGACCTCGACATCTTCATGATCGTCGCCGTGCCCGACTTCAACATGGGCGCGATGGAGAACAAGGGCCTCAACGTCTTCAACGACAAGTATATCCTCGCCCGGCCCGACACCGCGACCGACCAGGACTACGCCAATATCGAACGCATCATCGCGCACGAATATTTCCACAACTGGACCGGCAATCGCATCACCTGCCGCGACTGGTTTCAGCTCTGCCTGAAGGAGGGGCTGACCGTCTTCCGCGACCAGGAGTTCTCCTCCGACGTGCGTTCGCGGCCGGTGAGGCGCATCTCCGATGTCCGGCTCCTGCGCTCCCAGCAATTCTCCGAGGATGCCGGCCCCCTCGCCCATCCGGTGCGCCCGTCGAGCTATATCGAGATCAACAATTTCTACACCGCCACCGTCTACGAGAAGGGCGCGGAGGTGGTGCGCATGCTGCACACGCTGATCGGCGGCCAAGCCTTCCGGGCCGGCATGGACCTCTATTTCGCGCGCCATGACGGCGAGGCGGTGACCATGGAGGATTTCGTCGCCTGCATGGCGGAGGCTTCGGGCCGCGACCTCTCGCAGTTCTTCGCATGGTACGAGCAGGCGGGCACGCCACGCCTTATCGTCACCGACAGCTACGACGAGACGGCCGGCACCTATTCGCTCACCGTCGCGCAGGAGACGCCCCCGACCCCCGACCAGCCGGACAAGAAACCGCTCGACATCCCCTTCGCCGTCGGCCTCGTCGGGCCCGACGGCCAGGAAATGCCGCTGGTGCTCGATGGCGAGGGCGCGATGGAACGCCCGGTCCTGGAGCTGACGCAGCGCGAGCAGACCTTCCGCTTCCGCGATGTCGCGGCGCGGCCCGTCCCCTCGCTCAATCGCGGCTTCTCCGCGCCGGTGCGCCTCGAGACCGATCTCGGCGACGGGGACTGGCTGTTCCTGATGAGCCATGACAGCGATCCGTTCAATCGCTGGGAGGCCGCCCAGATCTACGCCAAGCGGCTGCTCATCCGGCTCGCCGGCGATGCGTCCTCCGGCGCACCGCTCGCCGATGCGCCGGACTTCGCCGAGGCCCTCGGGCGCTCGCTGCGCGACCAGTCTCTCGAGCCCGCCTTCAAGGCGGAGCTTCTGGGATTGCCGAGCGAGACCGACCTCGCCGGCGAGATCGCTCGGAATGTCGACCCGCAGGCGATCCACGACGCGCGCCGCCATCTCCAGGCCTCGCTCGGCCGCGCTCTTTCCGGCGAGCTTCAGGATATCTACGAGCGCTTCGCCACATCCGGCCCCTACAGTCCCGACGCCGACAGCGCCGGCAGGCGTGGGCTGCGCAATGCCGCCCTCGGCCTCATCGCAATGGCCGACGGGGAACGGGGCGCGGCGCAGGCGTTCGAGCATTTCCGCACCGCGGAGAACATGACGGACACCATCGCCGCACTGTCCGCGCTCACACGCACCAACCGGCCGGAGCGCGACCGCGCGCTCGACGCCTTCTATGCGGCCCATTCGGGCGATCACCTGCTGGTCGACAAGTGGCTCATGCTCAACGCCGCCATCCCCTTCCCCGAAACGCTGGAGCGGGTGCGCACGCTGATGGAGCACGAGGCCTTCTCGATCACCCGGCCGAACAATGTCCGCGCACTGATCGGCGCGTTCGCCGGGCTCAACCCGGCCACCTTCAACGACCCGTCGGGCGACGGCTACAGGCTGCTCGCCGATGTGGTTCTCGAGCTCGATCCGCTCAACCCGCAGGTCGCCGCCCGGCTGTCCGGCAGCTTCAAGACATGGCGAATGCTCGAGCCCGGCCGGCGCGCCCTGGCAAAGGCGGAGATCGAGCGCATCCGCGCCTGCAAGACGCTGTCGCGGGATGTCTACGAGATCGTGACCCGAATTCTGGGATGA
- a CDS encoding aminoglycoside adenylyltransferase family protein, with the protein MTGARAAIPVEAEHALHILRDSLGTSLLAAYLHGSAVTGGLRPSSDVDVLAVIDRQTTHAMRKALTAALMTISKPPGGSDGPRPLELVVFNRNDLAAPTYPLRSEFVYGEWLRGAFEAGEVPEPGTDPEMTVLLAQARRTARTLTGPEVTELLPVVPQADLNRAMADALPGLLETLEGDERNVLLTLARMWHTAETGEIVPKDVAAEWAVCRLPAGPASLIGHARKVYLGMAKDDWSTRRHDTRHVAGDLRDRVAALL; encoded by the coding sequence ATGACCGGCGCGAGGGCGGCAATCCCTGTCGAGGCGGAGCACGCGCTCCATATCCTCCGGGACAGCCTCGGCACGTCGCTCCTGGCCGCCTATCTTCACGGCTCGGCGGTCACGGGCGGCCTGCGCCCGAGCAGCGATGTGGACGTTCTTGCAGTGATCGACAGGCAGACGACACACGCGATGCGCAAAGCCCTCACCGCCGCCCTGATGACGATCTCCAAGCCCCCGGGCGGCAGCGACGGGCCACGGCCACTCGAACTGGTCGTCTTCAATCGGAACGATCTGGCGGCGCCGACCTATCCGCTGCGCAGCGAGTTCGTCTACGGCGAGTGGTTGCGCGGGGCCTTTGAGGCGGGCGAGGTGCCCGAGCCGGGAACGGATCCGGAGATGACCGTGCTGCTGGCCCAGGCGCGGCGAACGGCAAGGACGCTCACCGGCCCCGAAGTCACCGAATTGCTGCCCGTCGTCCCGCAAGCCGACCTCAATCGTGCAATGGCGGATGCGCTTCCCGGATTGCTCGAAACGCTTGAGGGTGATGAACGCAACGTCCTGCTGACGCTTGCGCGCATGTGGCACACGGCGGAGACCGGAGAGATCGTCCCCAAGGACGTGGCCGCCGAATGGGCGGTGTGCCGCCTGCCTGCCGGCCCGGCCTCGTTGATCGGCCACGCGCGAAAGGTCTATCTGGGCATGGCGAAAGACGACTGGTCGACTCGCCGGCATGACACCAGGCACGTCGCCGGCGACCTGAGAGATCGGGTGGCGGCATTGCTGTAA